The genomic interval CGCTGGCACCACCTGATTCGCCAGCCCTGAGCGGAGCGCCTCGTCGGCGTAGACGATGTCGGCGGTCATCAGGATCTCTTTCGCCTTGGCGTCCCCGACGATGCGCGGCAGGATCGCTCCGCAGGCCGGCATGCCGTACTGCGCCGCCACGAACCGGAACCGGGTGTCGTCGCCGCAGATGCGGATGTCACAGTTGACAGCCAGGTGGGCCGCGCCCCCGTAGCAAATGCCGCGAATCGCCGCGATGACCGGCTTCGCGCAGGTTCGCACGCGCTCGCTGGTGTTCGGGCCGCCACCGCTACGGCCATTCGGCCCCATCCGGTCGCGAACCTCGGTCATGTCGCCGCCGGCCGAGAACGCTCGCTCGCCGGCCCCGGTGACGACGATGACGGCGATCTCGTCGTCTGCCTCGAAGGCGTCGATGGCATCGACGAGCTGCTGGCTGAGGGCCGAGCTCATGGCGTTGTGTTTCTCTGGCCGATTGAGCGTCGCAATCCCGACCGGCCCGCGCTTCTCTACCAGGACCAGCCGCTCCGTAGCAACCGACATCACACCCTCCCACTGGTGGGGACATGGTACCCGGGCAGAGGCCGCGTGTCAGCTATCGGCCGTCAGCGAGCAGGGCGTTCGCATGTTGGGCGTGTCGTGCAGCGTCGTCGGGGCTTCAAAGCCCCGACCGCTCGCTCACCCGCTGACGCGGGCCTTGACGGTCAGCGGGCGACACGAGCGTTGACGGTCAGCGGGTGAGGTCCTTCACTGCGCCCAGGATGACAAGTGAGGGTTGCATACTTTCACGAACAGGCCACGGCCCACACCCCAATCTTATTAAGGGATCTTTACATTCACCCTGTTGGGCTGCTATCGTCTCTCCGCGTGCTCCTTGCTGCCGGCCTCCGATGCTGGCGCGACGGTCTGCTTGCCCCGCTGCATGCTCTCTTTTCAACCTGCCAGACTCGCCCCCACCTGGAACCTGCCCTGGTCCGTTCGTGCCCGCCGCCTGCGTCACGAGCTGGCTGGCAGCAGCGTCGCCCTCGTCGCGCTGCTCGGTCTCTTCGGGCGGTTTGTCGTGCCGGGCGTCGTCGGCCACCAGCGGGACACGGGCGCGTTCTACTACCCGCTCACGGCATGGCTGGCCGGCGAGCTGGCCGCCGGCCGATTCCCCCTCTGGTGCCCGCTGATCTTCGCCGGGTATCCACTGGTCGCAGACGGCGAGATCGGGTTGCTCTACCCGCCCAACATCCTGCTCCTGCTGCTGTTGCCGGTGGATGTGGCGTTCATCGCCCTGCGGAGCGCCCACTACCTGCTGGCGGCGGCCGGCCTGTACGCGCTCGGGCGGGTGCTGGGCCTGGGGCGGATGGGCAGCGCCTTTGGCGGGGTCGTCTTTGCGCTGGGCGGCTTCATGTATGGCCACCTGGATCACGGCAACATCGTCCGCAGCGCCGCGTGGCTGCCGTCGATGCTCGCCTGTGCCGACCTCGCCCTGCGCGTCGAGGACCGTCGCCGCTGGCTCTGGCTGGCGCTCGGGGCTGGCACGCTGACGCTGGCCGGCCTCGGGTTGCACCCGCAGATCGTCCTGATCGAGCTGGTGGCGCTCGGGGCGTGGGTCGGCCTGCGCGCCCTGGCCCTCGCGCTGGCCGACGGGGATACTCGCCCGCGTATGCTGGCGGTGCGCTTGACGCGGCTGGCGGGGCGCAGCCTGCTGGTCATCGCCGCGATCGGCGGTCTCGGGCTGGCCGGTGCGGGCGTTCAGCTCCTCCCCACCTACGAGCTTGGCGCGGCCTCCTCGCGCGGCGACGGCCTCAGCTACGCCCAGGCGGCGGCCGGCGGGCTGGCCCCGGTCGATCTGTTCACGTTGCTGCTCCCCTACGGCTTCCGCGCCGATCCGGCCGTGCAGTGGATGCGCTACCCCTACTGGGAGAGCACCGTCTACGTCGGAGTCATCGGGCTGTTCCTGGCGCTCGTCGGGCTGGTGGCCGGCCGACGCAGCGTCTCGCTGCCGGTCGCCGGCGTGGGGCTGCTCGGCCTGCTGCTCGCGATGTCCTCGAACGCGCCGGTCGATCTGTACGGCTGGCTCTGGACGCTCCCCGGCTTCTCCTCGATGCGGGCGCCCGTCCGCTACTCGCTGGTGTTCGAGCTGGCGCTGGCCGTGCTGGCGGCGCTCGGCGTCGACCGGCTGCGGGCGCAGACGGCCCCGCGCGGCGCGCGTCCGCTGGCCGTGTTCGTCGTCGGGAGCAGCATGGCGCTGGCCGTCGGCGGGTTCCGGCTGCGCGCGTGGCTGCTGGCGGACGAGTCCGGCACGCTGCGCTGGCTCCAGGAGACGTACCTCCAGCTCCCACGGGACCGTGCGGCCCTCACGGCGAGCGCCGTCCGCGAGGGACTGCTCGGGACGCTCCTGCTCGACAACCCGTGGACGCTGCTGGCGCTGGCGAGCGGGGCTGTCATCGGCGCGCTCCTGCTCACGTGGGCGTGGCGTGGCCGAGGCTCGGCGCGGCTGGCAGCGCTGGCGGCGGCCCTCGGCGCGGCTGAGCTGCTGACCGTCGCGCACGGGTTCCATCCGACCGTCTCACGGGCGGAGCTGCGCGCGGCCTCCCGCCCGCTCCGCTTCCTGAGCGAGCAGCCCGGCCTCTGGCGCACGTTCCTCACGGGCCGCTCAGACCTCTCGGTGACCAGCCGCCCCGCCCTCTTCGGGGTCGCCCAGGCCTACGGGTACAGCTCCCTGCCGACGGCCAGGATGGAACGCTACTGGACCCGCGTCAACGAGGTGGACGACGATCTGCTGGATCTCTGGAACGTTCGCTACGTCGTCGAGCCGAAGGGGAGCCTGCCGCCCATGCACGCGGCGTCCGTCTCGTTCGACCCGGCCCGGCCGCTCCTCGACGGGCGCGCCGACAGCCCGCTCGGCGACGAGCATTTCCGGCTCGCACCGACCCCG from Chloroflexota bacterium carries:
- a CDS encoding YfhO family protein, with the translated sequence MLSFQPARLAPTWNLPWSVRARRLRHELAGSSVALVALLGLFGRFVVPGVVGHQRDTGAFYYPLTAWLAGELAAGRFPLWCPLIFAGYPLVADGEIGLLYPPNILLLLLLPVDVAFIALRSAHYLLAAAGLYALGRVLGLGRMGSAFGGVVFALGGFMYGHLDHGNIVRSAAWLPSMLACADLALRVEDRRRWLWLALGAGTLTLAGLGLHPQIVLIELVALGAWVGLRALALALADGDTRPRMLAVRLTRLAGRSLLVIAAIGGLGLAGAGVQLLPTYELGAASSRGDGLSYAQAAAGGLAPVDLFTLLLPYGFRADPAVQWMRYPYWESTVYVGVIGLFLALVGLVAGRRSVSLPVAGVGLLGLLLAMSSNAPVDLYGWLWTLPGFSSMRAPVRYSLVFELALAVLAALGVDRLRAQTAPRGARPLAVFVVGSSMALAVGGFRLRAWLLADESGTLRWLQETYLQLPRDRAALTASAVREGLLGTLLLDNPWTLLALASGAVIGALLLTWAWRGRGSARLAALAAALGAAELLTVAHGFHPTVSRAELRAASRPLRFLSEQPGLWRTFLTGRSDLSVTSRPALFGVAQAYGYSSLPTARMERYWTRVNEVDDDLLDLWNVRYVVEPKGSLPPMHAASVSFDPARPLLDGRADSPLGDEHFRLAPTPADAIRVLGSLTYGGSLADGEPVAEITVSGSGFSPLTLVLRAGEHLSEAAYDQHPGAVAHRKAQVGMRWEPRDPAGKAFPRDVYLADLPLPSTLQIEQIDVRAVARTGLLRLAGLGLHERGPNVVRSVLASHRAKYRVAYDADATLIYENLGAQPRAYLAPRAVSAPPNDWTIVRLTDDALNPRTTALLERPAEERVHVVLDGPPIAPAERAEIVRYEPDLVQIQVRAQETRYLVLADADFPGWAVTVNGVEARSERANYLFRAVEVPPGEHTVTWRYRPTSLLLGAGITAAALVMMVALTAAGLGRRRAPVPRPAAAAG
- a CDS encoding enoyl-CoA hydratase/isomerase family protein is translated as MSVATERLVLVEKRGPVGIATLNRPEKHNAMSSALSQQLVDAIDAFEADDEIAVIVVTGAGERAFSAGGDMTEVRDRMGPNGRSGGGPNTSERVRTCAKPVIAAIRGICYGGAAHLAVNCDIRICGDDTRFRFVAAQYGMPACGAILPRIVGDAKAKEILMTADIVYADEALRSGLANQVVPAAEVLDTAVAMGARIAANSQIAVQALKRIIDAALPIDDAMALEQALGKAARESTDSEQRFRAAATRVTGTA